In Pelmatolapia mariae isolate MD_Pm_ZW linkage group LG2, Pm_UMD_F_2, whole genome shotgun sequence, one DNA window encodes the following:
- the LOC134640364 gene encoding serine/threonine-protein phosphatase 2A catalytic subunit alpha isoform-like gives MDDKSFTKELDGWIEQLNECKQLTENQVKVLCEKAKEILTKESNVQEVRCPVTVCGDVHGQFHDLMELFKIGGKSPDTNYLFMGDYVDRGYYSVETVTLLVSLKVRFRERITILRGNHESRQITQVYGFYDECLRKYGNANVWKYFTDLFDYLPLTALVDNQIFCLHGGLSPSIDTLEHIRALDRLQEVPHEGPMCDLLWSDPDDRGGWGISPRGAGYTFGQDISETFNHANGLTLVSRAHQLVMEGYNWCHDRNVVTIFSAPNYCYRCGNQAAIMELDDTLKYSFLQFDPAPRRGEPHVTRRTPDYFL, from the exons ATGGACGACAAGTCATTCACCAAGGAGCTGGACGGATGGATCGAACAACTGAACGAGTGCAAGCAGCTGACAGAGAATCAGGTCAAAGTCCTCTGCGAAAAG GCCAAGGAGATCTTGACAAAAGAGTCCAATGTGCAGGAGGTGAGATGCCCAGTAACAGTGTGTGGAGATGTCCACGGACAGTTTCACGACCTGATGGAGCTGTTTAAGATTGGAGGGAAATCTCCGGACACTAATTACCTCTTCATGGGAGACTATGTTGACAGAGGCTACTATTCTGTGGAGACTGTTACACTTCTGGTTTCTCTtaag GTAAGGTTCCGCGAACGGATCACAATTCTCAGAGGGAACCACGAGAGCAGACAGATCACGCAGGTGTACGGTTTTTACGACGAGTGCTTGAGGAAATATGGAAATGCCAATGTTTGGAAGTACTTTACAGATCTGTTTGATTATCTTCCCCTTACCGCGCTGGTAGATAACCAG aTATTCTGCCTCCATGGAGGATTATCCCCATCAATAGATACACTGGAACACATCAGAGCGCTGGATCGCCTGCAGGAGGTTCCTCATGAG GGTCCAATGTGTGACTTGTTGTGGTCAGATCCTGATGACCGCGGTGGCTGGGGCATATCACCACGCGGTGCTGGTTACACATTCGGGCAGGACATTTCTGAGACATTCAACCACGCAAACGGCCTCACTTTGGTTTCAAGAGCCCACCAGCTGGTTATGGAG GGTTATAACTGGTGCCACGACCGCAATGTAGTGACGATCTTCAGTGCACCAAACTATTGCTATCGTTGTGGAAACCAGGCAGCAATCATGGAGCTTGATGACACGTTGAAATACTCCTT ccTACAGTTTGACCCTGCACCACGCAGAGGAGAGCCCCACGTGACGCGGCGTACGCCGGACTATTTCCTGTAA
- the LOC134640372 gene encoding ATP synthase subunit O, mitochondrial-like, with translation MAAFMLGQQARQFSTSVIRPAAKLVKPPIQVYGVEGRYATALFSAASKQNKLDQVEQELGKVSALIKDPKINSVVMNPHVKRSLKQKTFNDALTKAKVSPITVNLINVLADNGRLTLTGDVINAFSKMMSAHRGEVICSVTTAQSLDEANLSELKVALKGFLQKGETIKLETKSDPSILGGMIVSIGDKYVDMSTKTKIQKLTKLIRET, from the exons ATGGCAGCATTCATGCTAGGACAGCAG GCACGCCAGTTCAGCACGTCTGTGATCAGACCTGCAGCCAAACTGGTTAAG CCTCCCATCCAGGTGTATGGAGTGGAGGGCCGTTATGCCACTGCTCTGTTCTCAGCTGCCAGTAAGCAGAACAAACTGGACCAAGTGGAGCAGGAGCTGGGAAAAGTGTCT GCCCTGATCAAGGACCCTAAAATCAACAGTGTTGTAATGAATCCTCATGTGAAGCGCAGCCTCAAGCAGAAGACTTTCAACGATGCCCTTACAAAGGCCAAGGTTTCACCCATCACCGTCAACCTCATCA ATGTTTTGGCTGACAATGGTCGTCTTACTTTAACTGGGGATGTTATTAACGCTTTCAGCAAGATGATGAGTGCACACCGTGGAGAGGTGATCTGCTCCGTCACTACTGCGCAG TCTTTGGATGAAGCTAATCTCTCCGAGCTGAAAGTAGCTCTTAAAGGCTTTCTTCAGAAGGGTGAGACTATCAAGCTGGAAACAAAG TCGGATCCTTCCATCCTGGGGGGCATGATCGTCAGCATTGGAGACAAGTATGTGGACATGTCCACCAAAACAAAGATCCAGAAGCTGACCAAGCTCATCAGGGAAACTTAA
- the LOC134635106 gene encoding UPF0461 protein C5orf24 homolog isoform X1: MYFYVPQQKMMHQVTTSSSDYCMSALTEDCHPGSHFDLCSTQSNKFYPSPTNPGLQLSLAGLAPLPQGMHKAMACQLQDTQNDFQPQAVRIRASEALGPEGSKKKKGTAKSGRRGRPSGTTKSAGYRTSTGRPLGTTRAAGFKTSPGRPLGTTKAAGYKVSPGRPPGSIKSLTRLKKLEFGCDGTRKLDFSNCSAPKKLDFTSCDVSSFPYTMMEKRDLCEPGSNKVDETTEINSAAASPVFEKHLVA; the protein is encoded by the coding sequence ATGTATTTCTATGTACCCCAACAGAAAATGATGCACCAAGTGACCACCAGCAGCAGTGACTATTGCATGAGTGCACTAACAGAGGACTGTCATCCAGGCAGCCACTTTGATTTATGTAGTACACAGTCCAACAAATTCTACCCCTCTCCGACAAACCCTGGTTTGCAGCTGTCCCTCGCCGGCCTTGCCCCTTTGCCACAGGGCATGCACAAAGCCATGGCGTGCCAGTTACAAGACACCCAGAATGACTTCCAGCCACAGGCGGTGAGAATCAGAGCCAGTGAAGCTCTAGGGCCTGAGGGCTCTAAGAAAAAGAAGGGCACAGCAAAGTCAGGGCGGAGAGGGAGGCCATCGGGGACCACAAAGTCAGCTGGGTACCGTACAAGTACTGGGCGTCCACTTGGGACAACTAGAGCAGCCGGTTTCAAGACAAGCCCAGGTAGGCCCCTTGGAACCACCAAAGCTGCAGGATATAAGGTGAGCCCTGGGAGACCGCCCGGCAGCATCAAGAGCCTTACTCGCCTCAAGAAGCTAGAATTCGGATGCGACGGCACCAGGAAGCTGGACTTTAGCAACTGCAGTGCTCCCAAGAAGCTGGACTTCACTAGCTGTGATGTTTCATCTTTTCCATACACCATGATGGAGAAAAGAGACCTCTGTGAGCCCGGTAGCAATAAAGTGGATGAAACCACAGAGATAAATTCTGCAGCTGCTTCCCCGGTGTTTGAAAAACATTTGGTTGCATGA
- the LOC134635106 gene encoding UPF0461 protein C5orf24 homolog isoform X2, whose amino-acid sequence MMHQVTTSSSDYCMSALTEDCHPGSHFDLCSTQSNKFYPSPTNPGLQLSLAGLAPLPQGMHKAMACQLQDTQNDFQPQAVRIRASEALGPEGSKKKKGTAKSGRRGRPSGTTKSAGYRTSTGRPLGTTRAAGFKTSPGRPLGTTKAAGYKVSPGRPPGSIKSLTRLKKLEFGCDGTRKLDFSNCSAPKKLDFTSCDVSSFPYTMMEKRDLCEPGSNKVDETTEINSAAASPVFEKHLVA is encoded by the coding sequence ATGATGCACCAAGTGACCACCAGCAGCAGTGACTATTGCATGAGTGCACTAACAGAGGACTGTCATCCAGGCAGCCACTTTGATTTATGTAGTACACAGTCCAACAAATTCTACCCCTCTCCGACAAACCCTGGTTTGCAGCTGTCCCTCGCCGGCCTTGCCCCTTTGCCACAGGGCATGCACAAAGCCATGGCGTGCCAGTTACAAGACACCCAGAATGACTTCCAGCCACAGGCGGTGAGAATCAGAGCCAGTGAAGCTCTAGGGCCTGAGGGCTCTAAGAAAAAGAAGGGCACAGCAAAGTCAGGGCGGAGAGGGAGGCCATCGGGGACCACAAAGTCAGCTGGGTACCGTACAAGTACTGGGCGTCCACTTGGGACAACTAGAGCAGCCGGTTTCAAGACAAGCCCAGGTAGGCCCCTTGGAACCACCAAAGCTGCAGGATATAAGGTGAGCCCTGGGAGACCGCCCGGCAGCATCAAGAGCCTTACTCGCCTCAAGAAGCTAGAATTCGGATGCGACGGCACCAGGAAGCTGGACTTTAGCAACTGCAGTGCTCCCAAGAAGCTGGACTTCACTAGCTGTGATGTTTCATCTTTTCCATACACCATGATGGAGAAAAGAGACCTCTGTGAGCCCGGTAGCAATAAAGTGGATGAAACCACAGAGATAAATTCTGCAGCTGCTTCCCCGGTGTTTGAAAAACATTTGGTTGCATGA
- the LOC134638259 gene encoding histone-lysine N-methyltransferase NSD2-like, with protein sequence MKQSYRPGLRVGSVFGSGPPELRPHNGPVSTSYGNQCGIVKRGSDQSSTVQLPSSSLKQPALLGYNQTNRSKSYSSLRRPYDLNTAINKPDPERDLHPRNNLLCASPISDDDDDDEFEAPTVQLPPSPGNDDMEPVGTLPDMSRNGFFLHSPDSFERCSPIPNGCLHFESTLFDSSDVKGDDEEGDSGEELAPFGHSPQPSQDRTVTECKTTCDSGVDKRTYKPTVFNLMSKTISELNPTLSPSALPDISMRDGWSLGEESDSDGELLSPVDPGLISPGGTNSNSNSPKKRPLPAVKYLEGDLVWAKFNRRPWWPCQITSDLDQGIHTKMKVPSPRPCRMYFLETIGEIVESSWVPGNVILPFEGGHQFEDLPVLRRRGKQKEKDYKYTIPKSLLTAWKVSVAEAEYLLPGRQRKSETVLSVSVKGDERIPSPLPNEKAHKSPSVSVDASGPPASSTASNGNEHHLMKNSTNQGNNNKAQKKKKKCLSDIFGHIVSGSKESSTGQLHTAPRALKEEPKDSPYADLDSVPMLHRPKRTALSPVHSIEGLVQREKSSTKAKKSTEKVSRGADSFSSLKNKRTSKNTNSGQRLDSCVESEKTSVDLPASSGLMTRALQAEEETDFKDAVATSHFSAEASADDSPANTPTNASINTEMSPTRESSCSVSLSVNHSSPKRRARKLDKKLIRNGSWIKSKCVATTESTLQPLKIKTESTVRDITTTSQSLSLSPMDTFPDIQEIKFKSLAKEESSDSETAAFRPDSNYKFSTFLMLLKDLHDTREKEGKPLTIPPSPALIKEEPLVIPTSTDVDTPNGSCEGLTHGVKLENGQSRKSAIPHRTEERTKIRTKGITGTDTNHCEDSPIRTPPGSSEKQRRKQRLPAKLKLSISGLSSDLADMAYGREFVSGHADLADSGSVPVVAADPSTSYLDNNSEAMLAPKKRWQVVEEAAERKGELLSEASDEMMASPDLEPGAEKCTESDSHLSDGSSSAENKRLRKPTKRLLESAEEYEQIFAPKKRSKKHLSESSQMQTSGIAALHDLSITSETVTPASPSDEPAEAPAELEKSPSQDELSPAAPSVASVTTQPPFDPDTPEETDLPPEPETELLIQERKRPRKLSHKVLDCNIEEVPAAPAKKKEQKRHSAITSEVKVLVKKRQLGFVKNEKPMFSTSSSPAAASAASKPTESRSPSPKGSKTPKQEAEVEACSTEEKQNTGTLTPKAEVLPAGWNDSLSSQVDVKGKIGAASVKESVCQVCERTGDLLVCEGHCYGAFHLQCIGLSAPPKGKFFCRECNTGVHACFVCKKSGDGVKRCIIPLCGKFYHTDCIMAYSATQPHNKGFRCPLHVCLSCHITNPLNICSSKGRLARCVRCPVAYHANDNCMAAGSLVLANNSFLCPNHFTPRKGCKNHEHINVSWCFVCSEGGSLLCCEACPAAFHRECLNMEMPQGSWFCNDCKAGKKPRIKDILWVKWGRYRWWPAEVCLTKEVPNNILRMKHEVGEFPVQFFGSKDFVWTYQARVFPYMEGDTHNIEKMGKGADAVYKKALNEAAERFKELQAEKELKQLQEDRKNDKKPPPYRHIRVNRPIGKVQIITADLSEVPRCNCKAVDENPCGIDSECINRMLMYECHPQVCAAGDRCQNQSFTKRQYTPVEIYRTLSCGWGLRGLSDIRKGAFISEYVGEVIDEEECRARIRHAQENDICNFYMLTLDKDRIIDAGPKGNQARFMNHSCQPNCETQKWTVNGDTRVGLFALQDIPKGEELTFNYNLECRGNGKTACKCGAPNCSGFLGVRPKNQPAAEKMKPKEGKRKGTMKKKTKQEVTKEREDECFSCGDGGQIVSCKKPGCPKVYHADCLNLAKRPAGRWECPWHQCDVCGKEAASFCEMCPNSYCKEHREGMLFISKLDGKLSCSEHDPCGPDPLEPGEIREYMPNTTSMRPGAVAAPVTPSFVPVTRRVAPSAPVSASANQATSSRQAPPPRLYINTKTATSSFVPSGRSYLTGRTDEKAFPTPASSETEREDGEVEDGEVCGLDVDGVEDDDDDEEDEEEEEGDEEENDMEEMEIVEDEEDEPLYGGNLPEDDEEEDEGGDEDDTWGDYVEEDDGEVEGEDSEDWGRVEDDDK encoded by the exons ATGAAGCAGTCATACAGACCGGGTCTTAGGGTAGGCTCAGTGTTTGGCTCAGGCCCGCCAGAGCTGAGGCCCCACAATGGCCCTGTGAGCACTTCCTATGGAAACCAATGTGGCATTGTGAAGCGAGGATCAGACCAGTCATCAACTGTGCAGCTGCCATCCTCCAGCCTCAAACAACCCGCTTTACTAGGGTACAATCAGACTAACCGATCTAAAAGCTACAGTTCTTTGAGGAGGCCCTACGACCTGAACACTGCGATCAACAAACCTGACCCAGAAAGGGACCTTCATCCTCGAAACAACTTGCTCTGTGCAAGCCCAATTagcgacgacgatgatgatgatgagtttGAGGCGCCAACTGTCCAGTTGCCTCCTTCTCCAGGCAACGATGACATGGAGCCTGTTGGGACTCTGCCGGACATGAGCAGAAATGGTTTCTTCCTACACAGTCCTGACAGCTTCGAGCGCTGTTCCCCCATTCCAAACGGATGCCTGCATTTTGAGTCCACACTATTCGACAGCAGCGATGTAAAGGGGGACGATGAGGAGGGGGACAGCGGCGAGGAACTCGCGCCTTTTGGCCACTCCCCACAGCCGAGTCAGGATCGAACTGTTACAGAGTGTAAGACCACATGCGACTCAGGGGTGGATAAAAGAACATACAAACCTACAGTCTTTAATCTAATGTCCAAAACTATATCTGAGCTCAACCCTACACTAAGCCCCAGCGCGCTGCCAGACATCTCCATGAGAGATGGGTGGAGTTTGGGTGAGGAATCTGACAGTGATGGTGAACTTCTCTCCCCTGTTGACCCAGGACTTATCTCACCAGGTGGCACCAACTCTAAT TCCAACAGCCCAAAGAAAAGGCCTCTTCCTGCAGTGAAATACTTGGAAGGGGATTTGGTGTGGGCAAAATTCAACAGACGGCCCTGGTGGCCCTGTCAGATCACAAGCGACCTGGATCAGGGGATTCACACTAAGATGAAAG TTCCCAGTCCCCGTCCTTGCCGGATGTATTTCTTGGAGACGATTGGCGAGATTGTAGAGTCTTCCTGGGTCCCAGGGAACGTTATTCTACCTTTTGAAGGAGGCCATCAGTTTGAAGACCTTCCTGTTCTCAGGCGGCGAGGGAAGCAGAAGGAGAAAGACTACAAGTATACG ATACCCAAAAGTTTGCTGACTGCGTGGAAAGTCAGTGTAGCAGAAGCTGAGTATCTGCTCCCGGGTCGGCAAAGGAAAAGTGAAACTGTGCTTTCAGTGTCGGTCAAAGGAGATGAACGTATACCCAGCCCGCTCCCTAATGAGAAGGCACACAAGAGCCCGTCTGTCTCTGTGGACGCCAGTGGACCTCCAGCATCTTCTACAGCCTCCAATGGAAATGAGCACCATCTCATGAAAAACTCTACAAATCAAGGCAATAACAATAAAgctcagaagaagaaaaagaagtgtcTGTCAGACATATTTGGTCATATAGTTAGTGGATCAAAGGAATCCTCCACAGGCCAGCTTCACACAGCACCGCGTGCACTGAAAGAAGAGCCGAAGGACTCACCTTATGCTGACCTGGATTCAGTTCCGATGCTGCATCGACCAAAACGCACAGCGCTGTCTCCAGTACACAGTATAGAGGGACTGGtccaaagagaaaaaagttcAACAAAGGCTAAAAAGAGTACAGAAAAAGTGAGCCGGGGTGCAGACTCATTTAgcagcttaaaaaacaaaaggacatcaaaaaacacaaattctgGCCAGAGGTTGGACAGCTGTGTTGAAAGTGAAAAGACCTCGGTGGATCTTCCTGCCAGCAGTGGCCTGATGACGAGGGCTCTGCAGGCGGAGGAAGAGACCGATTTCAAAGATGCAGTGGCCACGAGCCACTTCTCAGCAGAAGCCTCTGCTGATGATTCTCCTGCTAATACACCTACTAATGCTTCCATCAACACTGAAATGTCTCCTACTCGGGAATCCTCCTGCAGTGTATCACTGTCTGTAAACCACAGCTCTCCAAAAAGGCGTGCAAGGAAGCTTGATAAGAAGCTAATTCGTAATGGCTCATGGATTAAGTCCAAGTGTGTGGCCACGACTGAGTCCACTTTGCAACCTCTTAAGATCAAGACAGAAAGCACTGTCAGGGATATCACAACCACTTCTCAGTCCTTGTCCCTGTCACCGATGGATACCTTTCCAGATATCCAGGAAATAAAGTTTAAATCTCTTGCAAAGGAGGAGAGCAGTGACTCTGAAACTGCTGCATTTCGGCCTGATTCCAATTATAAATTCAGTACTTTCTTGATGCTTCTGAAAGACCTGCATGATACCAGGGAAAAAGAAGGCAAACCGCTGACAATCCCACCATCACCTGCCCTAATCAAAGAGGAACCCCTAGTGATCCCTACTTCCACAGATGTTGACACTCCCAATGGTTCTTGTGAGGGATTAACTCATGGGGTCAAACTTGAAAATGGCCAGTCACGCAAATCCGCAATACCCCACAGGACAGAGGAAAGGACAAAGATTAGGACTAAAGGCATCACCGGAACTGACACCAACCACTGTGAAGACTCTCCCATTCGTACTCCGCCTGGAAGCTCAGAAAAGCAACGTAGGAAACAAAGATTACCCGCCAAACTTAAACTTAGCATATCTGGCCTTTCCTCCGACCTGGCTGACATGGCTTACGGCAGGGAGTTTGTTAGCGGCCATGCCGATTTGGCCGATTCTGGATCGGTTCCTGTTGTCGCTGCCGATCCTTCCACCAGCTACCTCGATAACAACTCAGAAGCCATGTTGGCTCCAAAGAAGCGCTGGCAGGTGGTTGAGGAGGCTGCCGAGAGGAAGGGTGAACTCCTGAGTGAGGCGTCTGATGAGATGATGGCATCACCAGATCTTGAACCGGGGGCTGAGAAGTGCACGGAGAGCGACTCGCATTTGTCCGACGGAAGCAGCTCAGCCG AGAACAAACGCCTCCGGAAACCCACCAAACGTCTGTTGGAGTCGGCCGAGGAGTATGAACAAATATTTGCCCCAAAAAAGAGATCAAAGAAGCACTTGTCAGAATCTTCCCAAATG CAGACTTCAGGGATTGCAGCACTCCACGACCTCAGCATCACGTCAGAGACTGTTACCCCAGCCTCTCCATCAGACGAGCCCGCCGAGGCTCCGGCAGAGTTGGAAAAGAGTCCGTCTCAGGACGAGCTTTCTCCTGCAGCACCTTCGGTAGCTTCAGTCACGACACAGCCCCCCTTTGACCCAGACACCCCAGAGGAAACTGATCTACCTCCTGAACCAG AGACGGAATTATTAATCCAAGAAAGAAAGAGGCCGAGAAAGCTGTCGCACAAGGTGCTGGACTGTAACATAGAAGAGGTGCCTGCTGCTCCTGCAAAGAAGAAG GAGCAAAAACGTCACAGTGCAATTACGTCGGAGGTGAAGGTGTTGGTGAAGAAAAGACAG TTGGGATTTGTGAAGAATGAGAAGCCCATGTTCAGCACATCCtcttctcctgctgctgcttctgctgcctCCAAGCCCACAGAGAGCAGATCTCCAAGCCCCAAAGGATCCAAGACCCCTAAGCAGGAGGCTGAGGTGGAGGCCTGCAGCACCGAGGAGAAACAAAACACTGGAACACTAACTCCCAAAGCCGAG GTGCTGCCGGCCGGCTGGAATGACAGTCTGTCCTCACAGGTTGATGTAAAAGGCAAAATAGGAGCTGCATCCGTGAAGGAAAGTGTCTGTCAG GTGTGTGAGAGGACGGGAGACCTGCTGGTGTGTGAAGGCCACTGTTACGGAGCTTTTCACCTACAGTGCATTGGCCTGTCGGCGCCTCCGAAGGGAAAATTCTTCTGTCGCGAATGCAACACTG GCGTTCACGCGTGCTTCGTGTGTAAGAAGTCCGGAGATGGGGTGAAACGCTGCATAATCCCGCTGTGTGGGAAATTCTACCACACGGACTGTATAATGGCCTACTCGGCCACCCAGCCTCACAACAAAGGCTTTCGCTGCCCCCTGCATGTGTGCCTGTCCTGCCACATTACCAATCCCCTCAACATCTGCAGCTCTAAAG GTCGGTTGGCTCGATGCGTTCGCTGTCCCGTCGCCTATCACGCCAATGACAACTGCATGGCAGCGGGCAGCTTGGTGCTGGCGAACAACAGTTTCCTCTGTCCGAACCACTTCACTCCTCGCAAAGGCTGCAAGAACCACGAGCACATCAACGTTAGCTGGTGCTTTGTCTGCTCTGAAG GGGGCAGTCTGCTGTGCTGTGAAGCCTGTCCTGCTGCTTTCCATCGGGAATGCTTGAATATGGAGATGCCACAGGGTAGCTGGTTCTGCAACGACTGCAAAGCTGGAAAGAAGCCCCGTATTAAGGACATCCTGTGGGTCAAGTGGGGGCGTTACAG GTGGTGGCCTGCTGAAGTCTGCCTGACCAAAGAGGTCCCAAATAACATCTTAAGGATGAAACATGAGGTTGGGGAGTTCCCGGTGCAgttctttggctccaaagatTTCGTGTGGACATACCAGGCCAGAGTGTTTCCCTACATGGAGGGCGATACTCACAATATAGAAAAAATGGGCAAGGGTGCAGATGCAGTGTACAAAAAGG CACTGAATGAAGCGGCCGAGCGGTTCAAAGAGCTTCAGGCAGAAAAGGAGCTGAAGCAGCTTCAGGAGGACAGAAAGAATGACAAGAAGCCGCCTCCATACAGACACATTAGG GTAAACCGGCCAATTGGGAAGGTGCAGATTATCACCGCTGACCTCTCGGAGGTTCCACGATGTAACTGCAAGGCGGTTGACGAGAACCCGTGCGGCATCGACTCTGAGTGCATTAACCGTATGCTGATGTACGAGTGTCACCCTCAGGTGTGCGCGGCAGGGGACCGATGCCAAAATCAATCTTTCACAAAGCGCCAGTACACACCTGTGGAGATTTACAGGACTCTGTCCTGCGGCTGGGGTTTGCGCGGCTTGTCGGACATCAGGAAG GGAGCTTTTATCAGTGAATACGTGGGCGAGGTGATAGATGAAGAAGAATGCCGCGCCAGGATCAGGCACGCTCAGGAGAATGACATCTGCAACTTCTACATGCTTACACTGGACAAA GATCGCATCATTGACGCGGGGCCCAAAGGCAACCAGGCTCGCTTCATGAACCACAGCTGCCAGCCAAACTGTGAGACTCAGAAGTGGACTGTGAATGGGGACACCAGAGTGGGGCTGTTTGCTTTACAAGACATCCCAAAAG GTGAGGAGCTGACTTTCAACTACAACCTGGAGTGTCGTGGCAATGGGAAGACCGCCTGTAAATGTGGAGCACCCAACTGTAGCGGTTTCCTGGGTGTCCGGCCAAAG AACCAGCCAGCAGCTGAGAAAATGAAACCTAAGGAAGGAAAACGGAAGGGCACTATGAAGAAGAAGACCAAGCAAGAGGTGACCAAGGAGAGGGAAGATGAGTGCTTCAGCTGTGGTGACGGGGGTCAGATAGTTTCCTGTAAGAAGCCGGGCTGCCCAAAGGTCTATCATGCTGACTGCCTCAACCTGGCCAAGAGGCCTGCAG GCCGATGGGAGTGTCCATGGCACCAGTGTGACGTATGTGGCAAAGAGGCGGCTTCATTCTGCGAGATGTGCCCCAACTCGTACTGTAAGGAGCACAGAGAAGGCATGCTCTTCATCTCCAAGCTAGACGGCAAGTTGTCCTGCAGCGAGCACGACCCCTGTGGGCCCGACCCACTAGAGCCAGGGGAGATACGCGAATACATGCCCAACACGACCTCCATGAGGCCCGGGGCTGTTGCTGCGCCCGTCACCCCTTCTTTCGTCCCAGTCACCAGACGAGTGGCTCCTTCCGCTCCCGTCTCTGCCTCAGCCAACCAAGCGACTTCATCAAGGCAAGCGCCTCCTCCTCGTCTCTACATCAACACCAAGACTGCTACCTCAAGCTTCGTCCCCTCCGGCAGGTCCTACCTCACGGGCAGAACTGACGAGAAAGCTTTCCCCACTCCTGCCTCCTccgagacagagagagaggacggGGAGGTGGAGGACGGGGAGGTGTGCGGGTTGGACGTGGACGGTGTGGAAGACGACGATGACGatgaagaagacgaagaagaagaagagggcgATGAGGAAGAGAACGATATGGAGGAGATGGAGATAGTAGAGGACGAGGAGGATGAGCCACTGTATGGAGGAAATCTGCCAgaggatgatgaggaggaggacgagggcGGGGACGAAGATGACACTTGGGGTGATTATGTGGAGGAAGACGACGGAGAGGTGGAGGGCGAGGACTCGGAGGACTGGGGGAGAGTGGAGGATGATGACAAGTGA